One stretch of Cryptococcus neoformans var. neoformans B-3501A chromosome 5, whole genome shotgun sequence DNA includes these proteins:
- a CDS encoding hypothetical protein (HMMPfam hit to ABC_tran, ABC transporter, score: 88.4, E(): 1.8e-23) yields MPAADQLAIDCQSLTYSWKEGDDPVLENVNLELRKGDRCLLLGANGAGKSTLLRILAGKRLTKTRTCRILGQDVFMSPPGGVVYLGTEWSSNPVVRSDIVVSHFLDSVGGYRHKERRDRLLRILDVDLDWHMHQISDGERRRVQLCMGLMGEWDVLLLDEVTVDLDVLVRADLIDFLISESETRGATIVYATHIFDGLKKFPTKICHIQLGSTPRGLIAWPPADKGLQEETLFELALGWLREDRDLRRQKENEKGRTRGPKTDVSVTR; encoded by the exons ATGCCAGCGGCGGATCAACTGGCCATCGACTGTCAAAGTCTCACCTATtcatggaaagaaggagacgaTCCAGTCCTCGAAAATGTGAACCTCGAGCTTCGAAAGGGGGATAGGTGTCTGCTATTGGGTGCTAACGGAG CGGGAAAATCGACACTTTTAAGGATTTTAGCAGGCAAGAGATTGACCAAGACGAGGACTTGTCGGATCTTGGGGCAGGACGTATTCATGAGCCCTCCAGGT GGTGTTGTCTATCTCGGAACAGAATGGTCCTCCAACCCCGTTGTTCGCTCGGACATTGTTGTTTCTCATTTCTTAGACTCTGTGGGGGGTTACAGGCacaaggagaggagagataGGCTTTTGAGGATCCTCGATGTCGATCTTGACTG GCATATGCACCAAATCTCTGATGGAGAGCGTCGTCGGGTCCAGCTTTGTATGGGACTTATGGGAGAATGGGATGTCTTGCTTCTGGATGAAGTCACTGTTGATCTGGATGTGCTCGTTCGTGCAGACTTGATTGATTTTCTGATTTCTGAATCCGAAACAAGAGGGGCTACTATTGTCT ATGCCACCCACATCTTTGATGGCCTCAAAAAATTCCCTACAAAAATTTGTCACATCCAGCTAGGCTCAACTCCTCGTGGCCTCATCGCTTGGCCTCCTGCCGACAAAGGGTTGCAAGAGGAAACGCTTTTCGAGTTGGCATTAGGCTGGTTGAGGGAGGATAGAGATCTGAGAaggcagaaagaaaatgagaagggaaggacgAGAGGGCCCAAGACGGATGTAAGTGTTACTCGCTAA